The region TCTTAATCATCCAGCTGCCCTTAATCCCCTTCTTAGCTTTAATGGAGCCTGTATCCCAATTATTAAAATTACCTGCTAAGCTGACACACTTGGCGCTAGGCGCGTAAAGCTTAAATTCAACCGTCTTTGACCGCATTGTTTTAACCATCCCACCCTCCTTTGTTAAGTAGTTATACCTAACAATTCAGTTTATGTCAAGAAGTTTGTATCATCTTGTCATGTAATGCTATACGCTTACTATTGAGATGTCGTTTCTTTGCGCCAAAAGAATGCTCTGTTCTGGGTCGATAAAAAGGGTTTTCCCTGCCTCAAAAGCAAGGCAAGAACAGCCCGCGTGAATCATAGTTTTAATAGTATTTAAACCCACAACCGGAACGTCAAAGCGCAAATCCTGGCAAGGCTTACTTACTTTTACAATCACGGTTTTACGCCCGCCCACAATGCCTGCGCGGCGGATCAAATTGTCTGTCCCTTCCAACGCCTCAACCGCTACGATGGCCTTATTTTTGACTGCCACAGCCTGCCCTATATCCAAAAGCGCGATCTCTTTGGCAAGCGCGAATCCAAAATACACATCCTCCCAAGTATCAAAGCCAGGGGCATTCTTAGTAAGCTGCCCCTTCTTGGGCATATAATCTTCTAAAAACAATGTAGAGCTAATAAGCGTTATCCCGTGCTCTTCTAATTTCGAGGCAATCGCTGCGAATATTGTATCCGCGCGCCTGTCTTTTAAATCCTGCAACAAAGCCGATAAGGCCGGGTCATTATTTACTTCTTTACTAAAAAGCCTCCATGGGCTTATTTGCCCGGCCATAACCACCTTTGTAACTTCTTCGGACTTAAATATATCAAACATCCTGGAGAACCGGCTTAAATCTAACCAGTAAACTTTGTCCACCAGGCGCGATATACTGCGGCAGGTATCGCCTTTTATGGCGATGGCCACTGTTCCCAAACCTTTTTTCTTTGCTTCTTTAGCAAAAAGCAATGGGAATTTACGGTTACCGGCGATTATTCCTATTTTTTCCATTGTTTAATCGTTTGATCTAAAACGGCAGGAACGGCTTAATCCCCTTTCAGAACTAAGGATAAAATTCAAAAGATAGCTTAGCTCATCATTAAGGGTAATTTCCTGTTTGATTTTTTCTACCGCGTGCTTTGGTGAAATGCCAGAATTAAAAACAAAACGAAAGGCCTTATCCAAACTATCAATCGCTTCTTTCTTGATCCCGTGGCGCCTTAGGCCAATTAAATTAAGCCCGTAAACTTTAGCCGGATGCCCGTCGCAAGTAGAAAATGGCGGGATATCCTGAACCACTTTAGAACAACCGCCAATGATAGAAAGCATGCCTACGCGCACAAACTGATGAACCGCCACAAGTCCCCCGATAACAGCTTTGTCTTCTACGGTTACATGCCCTGCTAAAGTAGCATTGTTGGCAAAAATACAATTATTTCCTACCTGGCAATCATGAGCCACATGCGAATAAGCCATCAATAAATTATTATTGCCAATAATGGTTTTACCACCGTCGGATGTCCCGGGATTAAGCGTGCAATACTCGCGGATAATATTGTTATCGCCTATTTCAAGAAAACTATGTTCTCCCTTATATTTTAGATCTTGCGGTGCGCTTCCCACTACTGCGCCTGTGTAAATCTGGCAATCTTTGCCCATAGTGGTATTCCCGTCAATCAGGCAGTGCGCGCCGATCTTAGAATTATCGCCTATTGCCACATTATCAGTGATAATCGCATACGCCCCCACAGAAATATTCTTGCCTAACTTGGCTTTCTCAGAAATTATCGCTGTTTTATGTATCATGTTCTTAAGGCTCCACAATAGCAAACATCAATTCCGCTTCTGCTACCACTTTTCCATCTACCCTGGCCTTGCCAAAGACTTGGCCGGTGCGAGACTTTACTTTTCCTACGATCACTTCAAAAACAAGCTGATCCCCCGGGACAACCGTCTTCCTGAATTTTACATTATTCATAGTCATGAAGAACGCCAGCTTCCCCCTGTTTTCCGGCACAGCAAGCATCATTACTCCTCCCACCTGCGCCATGGCCTCTAAAATAATCACCCCCGGCATAACCGGTTTGCCCGGGAAATGCCCCTTAAAAAAATAATCATTCATGGTAACATTCTTGATCCCCACGGCGCGCTTGCCTAATTCTATTTCGGTGATCCTGTCCACAAAAAGAAACGGCTCTCTGTGCGGCAGGATAGCCATAATCTTCTCAACATCAAGCAGGTCTCCGGAATTAATTACCAAATCTTGTCTGGAACTGTTAGCAGATTGATCCATGATTTTTTTCATCATATTCACGTTTAAGGCGTGCCCGCTTTTTACCGCCACGATATGCGCCTTTAAAACTCCTGTTAAAAGATACGCGTCTCC is a window of Candidatus Omnitrophota bacterium DNA encoding:
- the lpxI gene encoding UDP-2,3-diacylglucosamine diphosphatase LpxI (LpxI, functionally equivalent to LpxH, replaces it in LPS biosynthesis in a minority of bacteria.), encoding MEKIGIIAGNRKFPLLFAKEAKKKGLGTVAIAIKGDTCRSISRLVDKVYWLDLSRFSRMFDIFKSEEVTKVVMAGQISPWRLFSKEVNNDPALSALLQDLKDRRADTIFAAIASKLEEHGITLISSTLFLEDYMPKKGQLTKNAPGFDTWEDVYFGFALAKEIALLDIGQAVAVKNKAIVAVEALEGTDNLIRRAGIVGGRKTVIVKVSKPCQDLRFDVPVVGLNTIKTMIHAGCSCLAFEAGKTLFIDPEQSILLAQRNDISIVSV
- a CDS encoding glycogen-binding domain-containing protein, with product MVKTMRSKTVEFKLYAPSAKCVSLAGNFNNWDTGSIKAKKGIKGSWMIKKSLKPGRYEYKFFVDGNWVNDPSSSNIANSFGTQNSIIEVK
- the lpxA gene encoding acyl-ACP--UDP-N-acetylglucosamine O-acyltransferase; translation: MIHKTAIISEKAKLGKNISVGAYAIITDNVAIGDNSKIGAHCLIDGNTTMGKDCQIYTGAVVGSAPQDLKYKGEHSFLEIGDNNIIREYCTLNPGTSDGGKTIIGNNNLLMAYSHVAHDCQVGNNCIFANNATLAGHVTVEDKAVIGGLVAVHQFVRVGMLSIIGGCSKVVQDIPPFSTCDGHPAKVYGLNLIGLRRHGIKKEAIDSLDKAFRFVFNSGISPKHAVEKIKQEITLNDELSYLLNFILSSERGLSRSCRFRSND